One genomic window of uncultured delta proteobacterium includes the following:
- the mnmE gene encoding tRNA modification GTPase MnmE has translation MYYPYPGIGLCLARERNPPLSTGVFIYRAENKKTLIHLYLLQELCGEKGTMMQTEIYPLTDTIVAVATPPGQGGIGIVRLSGEDSLGILRRLMAADPSHLPVFKPRYMRHGWVHAVSPGQSPEPLDEVLAVYMPGPASFTGEDVAEIHCHGGQAVLLAVVSSACALGARMAEKGEFTYRAFVNGKYDLTQAEAVAEIIAAPSRQGMRLTRAKLSGLLGQRVEALRNIVETLRARVALAIDFPEEEAESLGIESFLAELGAVRSGIAELLAGYKRARHWREGVAVILAGKVNMGKSSLLNALLGRTRAIVSPIPGTTRDFIEETLDIDGLQVRITDTAGLRDSADPVEREGVARALGLADDAELVLLVTDAAQPLDEDERAFAAKHAGRILLVRNKVDLLDGAGQDGPAATVWEGFPSVAVSARNGQGLEVLAATIRRMALSLGGASESEPEQGDIVPNLRQSRLLEAALAEAEALADDIANGIACDLFSVRLDAVAANLGEITGFAAPDAILGRIFSEFCIGK, from the coding sequence ATGTACTATCCCTATCCCGGAATCGGCCTTTGCCTTGCCAGGGAACGAAATCCACCCCTTTCCACCGGCGTTTTCATCTACCGCGCCGAGAACAAAAAAACACTAATCCACCTTTACCTTCTCCAGGAGCTTTGCGGGGAAAAAGGTACTATGATGCAAACCGAAATATATCCTCTGACAGACACCATTGTCGCCGTCGCCACGCCGCCGGGGCAGGGGGGCATCGGCATCGTGCGCCTGAGCGGGGAGGACTCCCTCGGCATCCTGCGGCGGCTTATGGCCGCCGACCCTTCACATCTGCCGGTCTTCAAACCCCGGTACATGCGGCACGGGTGGGTGCACGCCGTTTCTCCCGGCCAATCGCCGGAGCCCCTGGACGAGGTGCTGGCCGTGTATATGCCCGGCCCCGCGAGCTTCACCGGTGAGGACGTGGCGGAAATACACTGCCACGGGGGGCAGGCCGTCCTTCTGGCGGTGGTGTCCTCGGCCTGCGCGCTCGGTGCGCGCATGGCGGAGAAGGGCGAATTCACCTACCGGGCTTTTGTGAACGGCAAATACGACCTGACCCAGGCCGAGGCCGTGGCGGAGATCATCGCCGCGCCGTCTCGGCAGGGGATGCGCCTGACCCGCGCCAAACTTTCCGGCCTTCTGGGGCAGCGCGTCGAAGCTCTGCGGAATATCGTGGAAACGCTGCGCGCCCGCGTCGCCCTGGCCATTGATTTCCCCGAGGAAGAAGCGGAGTCCCTCGGCATCGAGAGTTTTTTGGCGGAACTGGGGGCGGTCCGTTCCGGCATTGCGGAGCTTCTGGCTGGCTACAAACGTGCTCGCCACTGGCGGGAAGGCGTTGCCGTGATCCTGGCGGGCAAGGTCAACATGGGCAAGTCCAGCCTGCTCAACGCGCTGCTCGGGCGCACGCGGGCCATCGTCTCCCCGATTCCCGGAACCACGCGGGATTTTATCGAGGAAACGCTCGATATTGACGGCCTCCAGGTGCGCATCACCGATACCGCCGGCCTGCGGGACAGCGCCGACCCCGTGGAGCGGGAGGGCGTGGCCCGCGCTCTGGGGCTTGCCGACGACGCGGAACTGGTGCTGCTCGTGACAGACGCCGCGCAGCCGTTGGATGAAGACGAACGGGCTTTTGCCGCAAAGCATGCCGGGCGGATTCTGCTTGTCCGCAACAAGGTTGATCTCCTGGACGGTGCCGGTCAGGATGGCCCCGCCGCGACGGTTTGGGAGGGATTTCCCTCCGTTGCCGTTTCCGCCAGGAACGGCCAGGGGTTGGAGGTTCTTGCCGCCACGATACGGCGTATGGCCCTCAGCCTCGGCGGCGCGTCGGAATCGGAACCGGAGCAAGGCGACATCGTGCCGAACCTGCGCCAGTCACGGTTGCTGGAAGCCGCTTTAGCGGAGGCGGAGGCCCTGGCGGACGATATCGCCAATGGGATCGCCTGTGACCTGTTCAGCGTGCGGCTGGACGCCGTTGCCGCGAACCTTGGGGAAATAACCGGGTTTGCCGCGCCGGATGCCATTCTCGGGCGTATCTTTTCCGAATTTTGCATTGGCAAGTAG
- a CDS encoding putative Methyl-accepting chemotaxis sensory transducer (Evidence 3 : Function proposed based on presence of conserved amino acid motif, structural feature or limited homology) translates to MTTKRKIILGFFVTLVLLGVTAFWGYTGLQTASNNLEIYRGYAAIDVDASDLQSAVYESVYYAELYMKSKDPANIKEAQARVDKGFTIIGRALQTAKREDTIRNMTKAREFLTVMRNELGDLRKGVETVNAVFTRACLPYMEKTDKNLADLAAFAREISRPEALYYVTLVLQNLASVRESLAAFLITMNADEAKEILAKLESSRKSIERLGESLATDVGRKLHAEATANFNEVVAGFGVLMKEGAAVQEDIQDLAVRAGEALEFVAATNATADKLMHQSEEASLQGNARAQLQMLIIGAAGVLLGVAFAVFTILSLVRTLNVMSRFASDIAAGNFNSTATVSEKGEIGAMFAALRRIPEIFSGVITRCNDIADDIASGLFRDRLNLEHFQGGFRDLGQGINAIADAYTHSIDTLPVAIVTLDTQLRTRFSNTLGRDMLGPDVMKAFGGKMPLVEASLRENNHKAGETSIVTPEGKTVFVSAMSLPLRNMGGEVVGALEVLTDISEIKAKQNIMLEVANQASAISDRVAAASEQLAAQVEQVSRGAEVQRERVETTASAMTQMNSTVAEVARSASEASAQGTETREQAQSGASVVNRVVDSINEVSTIAVHLQENMETLGRQADSIGGVMNVISDIADQTNLLALNAAIEAARAGEAGRGFAVVADEVRKLAEKTMNATKEVGDNIAAMQQSANSNIAEVGVVAKNAAAAAALANESGAALDGILNLASATSHVVDSIATAAEEQSAASEEITQAIAEINRLVTETTDGMVQSSEAVQDLSRTAQELRRVMEGLQ, encoded by the coding sequence ATGACGACAAAGCGAAAAATAATTCTGGGGTTTTTTGTTACCCTCGTTCTGCTTGGCGTAACGGCCTTTTGGGGCTATACCGGCCTGCAGACGGCGTCCAACAACCTCGAGATCTACCGGGGCTATGCCGCCATCGACGTTGACGCGAGCGATTTGCAGTCCGCCGTCTATGAAAGCGTGTACTACGCCGAACTGTACATGAAGAGTAAGGACCCCGCCAATATCAAGGAGGCGCAAGCCAGGGTCGACAAAGGTTTTACAATCATCGGCCGCGCCCTGCAGACCGCGAAACGGGAAGACACCATCAGAAATATGACCAAGGCGCGCGAATTCCTGACCGTCATGAGGAATGAGCTGGGGGATCTCCGGAAAGGCGTTGAAACGGTCAACGCGGTGTTCACCAGGGCGTGCCTCCCGTACATGGAGAAAACAGACAAAAATCTGGCTGATCTCGCCGCTTTCGCGCGGGAGATATCGCGGCCCGAGGCCTTGTATTACGTGACGCTTGTGTTGCAAAACCTTGCCTCCGTCCGTGAGAGTCTGGCCGCTTTTCTGATAACCATGAACGCGGATGAAGCGAAGGAAATCCTGGCGAAACTGGAAAGCAGCCGCAAGTCAATCGAGCGCCTGGGCGAGTCGCTGGCGACCGATGTCGGGCGGAAGCTGCACGCGGAGGCCACGGCCAATTTCAATGAAGTTGTCGCAGGCTTTGGCGTTCTTATGAAAGAAGGCGCCGCCGTGCAGGAAGATATTCAGGACCTGGCCGTGCGGGCCGGAGAGGCGCTCGAGTTTGTTGCCGCCACCAACGCGACGGCCGACAAGCTGATGCACCAGAGCGAGGAAGCCTCGCTGCAAGGCAACGCCAGGGCGCAGCTTCAGATGCTCATCATCGGCGCGGCCGGCGTGCTGCTCGGCGTGGCGTTTGCCGTGTTCACCATCCTGTCCCTGGTACGCACGCTGAACGTGATGTCCCGCTTCGCATCCGATATAGCCGCGGGCAATTTCAACAGCACGGCCACGGTCAGCGAGAAGGGCGAAATCGGCGCCATGTTTGCCGCGCTTCGCCGCATCCCGGAAATTTTCTCCGGGGTCATCACGCGCTGCAACGATATCGCCGACGATATCGCCTCCGGTCTTTTCCGCGACCGGCTCAACCTGGAACACTTCCAGGGCGGGTTTCGGGATCTGGGACAAGGCATCAACGCCATCGCCGATGCCTACACCCACAGCATAGACACGCTGCCCGTGGCCATTGTGACGCTGGATACCCAATTGCGCACGCGGTTTTCCAATACTCTGGGCCGCGACATGCTCGGGCCGGACGTTATGAAGGCGTTCGGCGGCAAAATGCCGCTGGTTGAGGCAAGTCTCCGGGAAAACAATCACAAGGCCGGGGAAACCAGCATCGTCACCCCGGAAGGCAAGACCGTGTTCGTTTCCGCAATGTCGCTGCCGCTGCGGAATATGGGCGGCGAGGTTGTGGGAGCTCTGGAAGTGCTGACGGATATTTCCGAAATCAAGGCCAAGCAGAACATCATGCTTGAGGTCGCCAATCAGGCTTCCGCCATTTCCGACCGCGTGGCCGCCGCTTCCGAACAACTGGCCGCCCAGGTGGAGCAGGTCTCCCGCGGCGCGGAAGTGCAGCGCGAGCGCGTGGAAACCACGGCCAGCGCCATGACGCAAATGAACTCCACCGTCGCGGAGGTGGCGCGCAGCGCGTCCGAGGCTTCCGCGCAGGGAACGGAAACGCGGGAACAGGCCCAGAGCGGGGCCTCGGTGGTCAACAGGGTTGTGGATTCCATCAACGAGGTCAGCACCATCGCGGTCCACCTGCAGGAAAATATGGAAACCCTGGGGCGCCAGGCGGACAGTATCGGCGGGGTCATGAACGTCATTTCGGATATCGCGGACCAGACCAATCTGCTCGCGCTCAACGCGGCCATTGAGGCCGCGCGCGCAGGCGAAGCCGGGCGCGGTTTCGCGGTCGTGGCCGACGAGGTCCGCAAACTGGCGGAAAAAACCATGAACGCCACCAAGGAAGTGGGCGATAACATTGCGGCCATGCAGCAGTCCGCGAACAGCAATATCGCCGAGGTCGGCGTGGTGGCGAAAAACGCGGCCGCGGCCGCGGCGCTCGCGAACGAGTCCGGTGCGGCGCTGGACGGCATCCTGAATCTCGCGTCCGCCACTTCCCACGTGGTGGATTCCATCGCGACGGCGGCCGAGGAGCAGAGCGCGGCCTCCGAGGAAATCACGCAGGCGATCGCCGAGATCAACCGCCTGGTGACGGAAACCACCGACGGTATGGTGCAGTCCTCGGAAGCGGTGCAGGATCTTTCCCGCACCGCGCAGGAGCTGCGGCGGGTCATGGAGGGGTTGCAGTAG